DNA from Triticum aestivum cultivar Chinese Spring chromosome 7D, IWGSC CS RefSeq v2.1, whole genome shotgun sequence:
GAAGTGTCTCATGGTTCATACGTGGTGGCACCTGGAACTTTACTACGTGTAAATGATGCAGCACCAATCTCATGCGCAGGGGGTGCAGTAGCATCACTTGGTGGTGGCCAGTCAGCAAGTATGTCCAGTGCTCTATTTGTCAGCCTAGAAGCGAGCATCGGTGGTGGCTCGCAGTTGCTAGCAGAATTGTACGCAGAAGATGACGTCACTTCGGCACCTATGTCGCCTCCGAAAGTACTGGAGAAAACGACACGTCCATCTACAACCGATCATCTACATCTGGAGTTACACTCATATCCGGAGAAATTTCTTCAGACGATTAACCCGGTAATGGTGAATGGGAGTGGGCGACGGTGTCTAGCAAGCGCCGAGGAACCGGCGGAATTTGTGGACGCAAATACGAAGGAGTGTTGGAGTCATGCTATGAAAGAAGAGTTGGGGTCGATCCATGACAATAATACATGGGAGCTTGTGGATCTTTCCAACAATGAAAAGGCGATAGAGCTCAAGTGGCAATTTAAGGTCAGGAAAGATGTTGAAGGGTGCATGAAGCACAAAGTGAGGTTTGTGGCCAAAGAGTATGTGCAAGAGGAAAGTATGGACTTCGAAGAAGTGTTCGTTCTCATTGCAAAGCTGGAGTCGGTGAGATTACTCATCGCTCTCGCGGCTCAGGAATCATGGAAGATACATCACATGGATGTAAACTCCGCGTTTTTGAACGGCGAGATAGAAGAAGATGTGTATGTGAATCAACCGCCGGGTttcatcaaagagggagaagagCACAAGGTACTGAAGTTACACAAAATCTGTATGGGCTATCGCAAGGACCTCGGGAGTGGAACATCAAACTTGATCGGACATTGATTTCTCTTGGATTTGAGAAAGCCCCACTAGAGCATGCAATGTACAAGAGAGGTGAAGGGAGGGATCGTCTACTAGTTGGCATCTACGTCGACGACCTATTAATTACTGAAGCAGATGAAGAAGTGATTGCAAAGTTCAAGCTACAGATGAAAGAGCTTTTCAAGATGGATGATCTAGGTCTTTTGAGCTACTACCCCGGGATAGAGGTACATCAAAAGACGGAGGGGGTCACACTATGCCAGGAGGCATACACAAGAAAGGTACTTGAAAACTatggcatgaaagattgcaatccaaTTGACGCTCAAATGAAACCTCATCTTGAGCTAATAAGAAGGGCGAAGCACCCGCAGTTAATGCAATAGAGTATATTGCAGCTGCAGCTGTGATATGTGAAGGTGTGTGGCTAGGGTGGCTACACGGTGATCTCATGGATCGAGATCTGGAACAAGTGGTGCTCAATGTTGACAGTGAGTTTACAATTTTTCTACGCGAGGATCCAGTGCGGCATGATAGGAGCAAGCATATTGATACGATGTATCACTACATGAAAGACGGCGTGGAAGAAGGAAAGATGGAGGTCAACTACAATCGCACTGATGATAAGCTGGCGGACATCCTAACCAAGGCTTTGGATCGAGAGATGTTTTTGGAGATGCGAAAAAGGATCGGCGTCGGAGCTGTGACGTGACGACGTCGTGTTTAGGGGGGTGATTGTTGGAGTTAAACACGACTCAGTCCCCCTGGTAGCCGGTACGTGTTCAAGTTGGCTTGCATGCATGTATCCGAGTAGTACAAGACTTGGTCTCCGAGTAGTATTGTCCTGGATAGCTAGGTGCTAGTACTATTTATATGCGTGTAATCAGCCATGTAACTTGTACCGTGGATTTGTGAAGTAATACAAATCAGAAAAGGCTCGATACGAGCCTGTGGCAATACGCCGGCGTCTTGTGTTCACGTGCGTTGTTTCCGCCGGGGCTATATCCATCGGATCGAAAGCTCTAGCTAGCTACGTGTGTGTACGCAACAAGGATCGATCAGCTCGCCAAGGCTACTAGCTTTGCACCTCGGTGCAGCGTGCATCTCGGCGTAAAGGAGCTCGTCCAGAGTGCATCGGCTAGTAGAAGCGTTCGTCGTCGATCGTCACCGTCACCGGAAAGTACTCGGCGACGAGGTCTGGGCCAACATATTTTACTTTGCTCCATCGACCCGTTGCGAGCAGATGGAAATCGCAGCAGCGGCTGCTGACTCCGGTGCCGGCGAGCTGGACGTGGTGGTGTTCCCGTGGCTGGCGTTCGGGCGCATGATTCCGTACCTGGAGCTCTCCAAGCGCCTGGCTGCGAGGAGCAACGCCGTGACCTTTGTCTCCACGCCACGGAACCTCGCCCGGCTCCCGCCCGTGCCGGCGCACCTGTCCGCCCGCCTCCGTttcgtgccgctgccgctgccggccGTGGAGGGCCTGCCGGAGGATGCTGAGTCAACGGCCGACGTGCTGCCCGACAAGATGGGCCTCCTCATGAAGGCCATGGACGGCCTTGCCGACCCGCTCGCGGCTTTCCTagcggacgccgtcgccgccgggaGGAGGCCGGACTGGATCATCCTCGACTTCTGCCACCACTGGGTGCTGCCCATCGCCGACCAGCACAAGGTACCGTGTGCGCTGTTCCAAATCCTCCATGCTGCCATTGCGGCCTTTTTGGGGCCGCGGTGGGCGAACGCCGCGCACCCGCGCACGGAGCCGGAGGATTTCACCGTGCCGCCCAAGTGGATCCCCTTCCCGTGCACCACCTTCTTCCTCCGCCACGAGGCTCAGTGGGTTGCCGGCGCCTTCCACGCCAACGCATCTGGCGTGTCCGACATGGACCGTCTATGGCACATCTGGGAGCGTTGTCGCCTCACCATCCACCGCAGCTGTGAAGAACTGGAGCCCCAGATCTTCAGCCTCCTCTCCGATCTCTTCCGAAAGCCCGCCatccctgccgggatcctgctaccGGCGGTGCCCGACGACCGTGATGAAGACCACCCACAAAACAGCTCAGGCGGTGTCAGCCGTCCCAAGGTCCTACGATGGCTGGACGACCAGCCCCTCAAGTCTGTCATCTACGTCGCGCTGGGCAGCGAGGCACCACTGACGCTAGAGAACATCCATGAGCTCGCGCTCGGGATAGAGCTCGCCGGTGTGCGCTTCCTTTGGGCTCTACGGAAGCCGGCTGGCACCGGCAACGACGAAGAGTTGTTGCCAGCCGGGTTCGAGGAGCGAACCCGGTTGCGCGGGCCGGTCTGCACAGGGTGGGTGCCGCAAGTGACGGCGCTTGCGCACGGCGCCACGGGTGCATTCCTGACGCACTGCGGGTGGGGCTCCACCATTGAGAGCTTCGCCTTCGGGCTCCCGCTGGTTATGCTCCCGTTCATTATTGACACGCCCATGATTGCACGGGCGATGGCGAAGAGAGGGATAGGTGTGGAGGTGGCGAGGGACGAGAGCGATGGCTCGTTCGACAGGGATGGCGTCGCAGTGGCCGTGCGACGTGTCATGGTGGAGGATGAAGGAAAGGTGTTTGCAACCaacgccaagaagctgaaggatcTTGTCGTGGACCAGGGGCGTCAGGAACAATACATCCACGAGCTCGAGGACCACTACCAGAAAAACTTCGTTTGCCGACGGCCAAGGgcaggccgtaggcgtagaaaagccgtcggcataaatACATATATGCCGATGGGGCCGTCGGCATATACGAGGCCGTCGGGACCGCTCGAGGTACGCCTACGGGGCCCGTCGGCATAGgagcggccgtcggcatagcccttgcCGTCAGCGCTGACCGTTTGACGACGTTGAGCCTACGCCGATGGGtggtaacggcggccgtcggcatacccgtgccagccctatgccgacggctatgccgtcgaCATAGACCTGGCCCATACCCCTCTGCCATGTCATCGATCTGTGTGctatgccacgtcatcgatccgtgggactgcacctccgtgtgtgcacagatatgccgacggcctagccgtcggcatacatttttttagttttattttaaatTTCGCTTTATACTACCTATAGCAAATATATGCCTAcggtatagccgtcggcataggcccctctgccacgtcatcgatccgtgcgccatgccacgtcatcgatccgtggggctgcacctccgtgtgtgcacaggtatgccgacggcctCGCCGACGgcatactatttttttatttttactttattttctcatttttactttattttagtttttgtttttgcataagataattatgccttatctaaaaaaacataccctgattgtatatcgattgccccccgttacgaacgtcactatcgccgtgtcacggaggggggaaacggtcgacacggAGGGAATTCTAGTTGGTgggggattcggggtgtagctatgtcaccgaaacatcgcacgggtcccgatgcatatgtgaaagtgttcaggcatgcgtagacgcccgtcttcgggctccgcggtgtgcccccctgcACGCAAGGCAGTGCTGCCGTCACTTGgatgggggcacaccccggagacgcgtgccgcctcttcggacatgccaccacaccaccccgcatgtatgagggcccggtgcgacgctcgggtggcattgctacccccagggcccccgtcccgcctaaccctgtagcgtttgaccacgggatctagccctttgactttgcacggacgggctttgagcagtggacctatccacccggttgtggtaggtcagcccataggaacacttaggagcaacatccgggccagacccacggcaagatcccctccgtgtagacccgacgcgcccgtttcccccctccaggtgccggcggcggcgccgtccgtgaggggggcacaacccggagacgcgtgccgcctcttcggacatgccaccacaccaccccgcatgtatgagggcccggtgcgacgctctggtggcattgctaccccccagggcccccgtcccgcctaaccctgtagcgtttgaccacggggtctagccctttgactttgcacggacgggctttgagcagtggacctatccacccgcttgtgttaggtcagtccataagaacactttggagcaacatccgggccagacccatggcaagatcccctccgtgtatacccgacgcgcccgtttcccccctccaggtgccggcggcggcgccgtccgtgagggggggcacaacccggagacgcgtgccgcctcttcggacatgccaccacaccaccccgcatgtatgagggcccggtgcgacgctcgggtggcattgctacccccagggcccccatcccgccaaaccctgtagcgtttgaccacgggatctagccctttgactttgcacggacgggctttgggCAGTGGACCTATcaacccggttgtggtaggtcagccgaTAGGAACACttaggagcaacatccgggcaagacccacagcaagatcccctccgtgtagacccgacgcgcccgtttcccccctccaggtgccggcggcggcgccgtccgtgagggggggcacaccccggagacgcgtgccgcttcttcggacatgccaccacaccaccccgcatgtatgagggcccggtgcgacgctcgggtggcattgctaccccccagggcccccgtcccgcctaaccctgtagcgtttgaccacgggatcgagcctttgactttgcacggacgggctttgagcagtggacctatccacccgcttgtgttaggtcagtccataagaacactttggagcaacatccgggccagacccacggcaagatcccctccgtgtagacccgacgcgcccgtttcccccctccaggtgtcggcggcggcgccgtccgtgagggcgggcacaccccggagacgcgtgccgcctcttcggacatgccaccacaccaccccgcatgtatgagggcccggtgcgacgctcgggtggcattgctaccccccagggcccccgtcccgcctaaccctgtagcgtttgaccacggggtctagccctttgactttgcacggacgggctttgagcagtggacctatccacccgcttgtgttaggtcagtccataagaacactttggagcaacatccgggccagacccacggcaagatcccctccgtgtagacccgacgcgcccgtttcccccctccaggtgccggcggcgccgccgtccgtgagggggggcacacccggagacgcgtgccgcctcttcggacatgccaccacaccaccccgcatgtatgagggcccggtgcgacgcttgggtggcattgctaccccccagggcccccgtcccgcataaccctgtagcgtttgaccacgggatctagccctttgactttgcacggacgggctttgagcagtggacctatccacccggttgtggtaggtcagcccataggaacacttaggagcaacatccgggccagacccacggcaagatcccctccgtgtagacccgacgcgcccgtttcccccctccaggtgccggcggcggcgccgtccgtgaggggggcacaccccggagacgcgtgccgcctcttcggacatgccaccacaccaccccgcatgtatgagggcccggtgcgacgctcgggtggcattgctacccccagggcccccgtcccgcctaaccctgtagcgtttgaccacgggatctagccctttgactttgcacggacgggctttgagcagtggacctatccacccgcttgtgttaggtcagtccataagaacactttggagcaacatccgggccagacccacggcaagatcccccccccgggcccccgtcccccctccaggtgccgggtaccgggtcccatacagacggtaaactaagaatctaaaaatgtaataattgaattgattaaaaactccggtattcatcattgaAAATGTACAATTGCTGTGAACCTTTTAGTGCTCGGGCACCGGGCCGGCTGCCCGGGCACGCCCGGTGCCCGAGCACTGAAAAGTTCACAGCAACTGTCTATTTTCTTCATAtaagtctaatgaataccggagcttataacgtatggatttgtgaactatttaaacaggtcaaattgcttttccctcggcgaggtgggactattttttcaaaaaaaagtagttgccatctatgccgacggcatagccgtcggcataggcctcctATCTATGCcaacggcctggccgtcggcatagagccaCCTTATCCACTCGATGGCCCTCTCGCTGCCATGTGGGAccacccctatgccgacggcctggccgtcggcatagggctacCTTATCCTCGACGCCccggccctcctcctccactcGTTTCTCTCCTCGCACACCCCGACccaactgccgccgccgccgccctatccCGACCCTCGCCGCTGCCCCATccccttccccaactccggcgccgccccgcccccgcccccatCCCATCCCTCCCCTTCCCCAaatccggcgccgccccgcccccgcctCGCACCGCCCCCACTGCCCGCGCCGCCCCCATccccttccccaactccggcgccgccccgccccgcccccatcccatcccctccccttccccaactccggcgccgccccgcccccgccccgcACCGCCCCCactgcccgcgccgccccgccaccgccccgcaCCGCCCCCACTGCCCGCGCCGCCCCCATCCCGTCCCCCACCACCGCCGCAACGCCCTCACTGCCCGCGCCGCCCCAAGACGGCCGTCGACGCCGCCGGGCCGGCCCGTCCCCGTCCTCGGCCGCCCCGTTCCCGGCGGGCCCATCCCCGACTGCATCGGCAGCCGACGCCACTGCCCCGCCTATCGCCGCCATTCTCCgccccgacctcgtcgccgccccgccctgcTCCGCCCTGCCTCTGCTTCGCCGGTGAGCCCCCTGCTGCTGCTTTGCTACTACCGCTGCCGCTTGCTGCTTGCTGCGGCCGCTGCCGCGCTgatgcttgctgctgccgctggttGCTGCTTCCTGCTGTGGCCGCTGCTTGCTACTTGCTGCTGCTACGTTAGGTTACTTAGTTTAGGGTTTAGATGGATAGATTAGTTAGATATA
Protein-coding regions in this window:
- the LOC123167185 gene encoding UDP-glycosyltransferase 91C1-like, with amino-acid sequence MEIAAAAADSGAGELDVVVFPWLAFGRMIPYLELSKRLAARSNAVTFVSTPRNLARLPPVPAHLSARLRFVPLPLPAVEGLPEDAESTADVLPDKMGLLMKAMDGLADPLAAFLADAVAAGRRPDWIILDFCHHWVLPIADQHKVPCALFQILHAAIAAFLGPRWANAAHPRTEPEDFTVPPKWIPFPCTTFFLRHEAQWVAGAFHANASGVSDMDRLWHIWERCRLTIHRSCEELEPQIFSLLSDLFRKPAIPAGILLPAVPDDRDEDHPQNSSGGVSRPKVLRWLDDQPLKSVIYVALGSEAPLTLENIHELALGIELAGVRFLWALRKPAGTGNDEELLPAGFEERTRLRGPVCTGWVPQVTALAHGATGAFLTHCGWGSTIESFAFGLPLVMLPFIIDTPMIARAMAKRGIGVEVARDESDGSFDRDGVAVAVRRVMVEDEGKVFATNAKKLKDLVVDQGRQEQYIHELEDHYQKNFVCRRPRAGRRRRKAVGINTYMPMGPSAYTRPSGPLEVRLRGPSA